The following proteins come from a genomic window of Aspergillus luchuensis IFO 4308 DNA, chromosome 3, nearly complete sequence:
- a CDS encoding SANT/Myb-like DNA-binding domain-containing protein (COG:K;~EggNog:ENOG410Q58R;~InterPro:IPR001005,IPR009057,IPR017877;~PFAM:PF00249): MLPKSTGSRYPTRSNVATGPSITAATTPPGVSCLLSDPAQATPPSAVDSVDSNSVDPEAAPTDKNNNEADSAGDPSIRRAGGRAKLNSLARAFPKPPGQGPPTAWALDEDAAVIAMHDHGERWEQISQHLPGRTPKACECRYAFLRHRPEWNESWKNSIAYWYQQYKSELWAHVSEKTRLPERDIEALVWHLGPWEIARRAAAAQHIA, from the exons ATGCTCCCGAAAAGCACAGGCAGCCGCTACCCCACAAGATCGAATGTGGCAACAGGGCCTTCGATCACTGCTGCTACCACCCCCCCAGGAGTGTCGTGCCTGTTGAGCGACCCCGCCCAAGCGACCCCGCCTAGTGCAGTGGACAGCGTGGACTCGAACAGCGTCGATCCTGAAGCTGCCCCGACTGACAAAAACAACAATGAGGCGGACTCTGCAGgagatccatccatcaggcGAGCCGGTGGACGGGCAAAGCTGAATAGCTTGGCTCGGGCATTCCCAAAACCTCCCGGCCAGGGGCCACCAACAGCTTGGGCcctggatgaggatgccgcTGTCATTGCCATGCACGATCATGGAGAGAGGTGGGAACAGATTAGTCAGCATTTACCTGGCCGCACTCCCAAGGCATGCGAATGCCGGTACGCCTTCCTCCGACACCGGCCTGAGTGGAAcgagagctggaagaacagCATAGCGTACTGGTATCAGCA ATACAAGTCGGAGCTTTGGGCTCACGTAAGCGAGAAAACACGTCTTCCCGAGCGCGATATCGAAGCCCTGGTGTGGCACCTTGGACCATGGGAGATCGCGCGCCGCGCAGCAGCTGCACAACACATAGCTTGA
- a CDS encoding uncharacterized protein (SECRETED:SignalP(1-22);~TransMembrane:1 (i7-24o)) produces MLHTSHLALPFVFVLYIPFVWAWIQSLQIMDAVHGLPEGQPGYVRNFTPGTSGTNPILDDSPQALVCGDNQRVPLQQRQWPRLEALPGSLICPRYAPGTWHNGSAMGEIHWYGANIRDVPDQTTLAELRKSPLQAGEKSRVGDHDSSAVDAKTAELAEYAFPPDAGSECQHAFQVPAQATDLLTVYWMWNTTQRHRDGFLIYMACFDIHIILEHESDQLPTSKIHSTSHPSPGQASATPHTVHKTIENPSPSMNQGGLGPSFSAADWTGSVISATCSASLGLFCSPASPTLPSATAAGTGPQSTRPADTPTVSSALAMIASATWLPNPVGSDSWLRVHTTSTSPWRSRSLQDLTVSNTLATVTESDAPSTAALDTETVETSSTSTTLHTTSTGSRDDIGSASDTGPSQVRATATNNVGWGSIVESSYKTIVYCSFTERCGHPGISSSSLQSACEALVKDGCANPSVESNDFFGSLEFTANDQLTSCTDSAPLTIEGCQDGFRGAASYVDSQLARSGDLACAGFVNIANAAGDEAGAVTVSGICMPDFPA; encoded by the exons ATGCTTCACACGAGCCACCTAGCCCTGCCGTTTGTGTTCGTTCTCTACATTCCCTTTGTTTGGGCATGGATCCAG AGCTTGCAGATTATGGACGCTGTTCACGGCCTACCGGAGGGCCAGCCAGGATATGTGCGCAATTTCA CTCCGGGCACAAGCGGGACCAACCCCATCCTCGACGATAGTCCACAGGCCCTGGTTTGCGGAGACAATCAACGCGTGCCGCTCCAGCAGCGCCAATGGCCTCGGCTTGAGGCACTGCCGGGCTCGTTGATATGTCCGCGCTATGCGCCAGGCACATGGCACAATGGTTCCGCTATGGGGGAGATTCACTGGTACGGCGCAAACATCCGCGACGTGCCTGATCAAACCACACTGGCCGAGCTTCGAAAATCCCCCCTGCAGGCGGGCGAGAAAAGCAGGGTGGGAGATCACGACAGCTCTGCTGTGGATGCTAAGACAGCAGAACTGGCAGAATATGCATTCCCGCCTGACGCCGGTTCGGAATGTCAGCACGCGTTTCAGGTCCCAGCACAGGCCACTGATCTTCTCACGGTGTATTGGATGTGGAATACGACCCAAAGACATCGTGACGGCTTTTTG ATATACATGGCCTGCTTCGATATCCACATTATTCTTGAACACGAATCTGACCAGCTCCCAACATCGAAAATTCATTCCACCAGCCATCCAAGTCCAGGCCAGGCAAGTGCCACGCCACATACCGTACATAAGACGATCGAGAATCCCAGTCCGAGCATGAATCAGGGCGGTCTGGGACCGTCTTTCTCGGCTGCTGACTGGACCGGCAGTGTCATTTCAGCAACTTGCTCTGCGAGCCTT GGGTTGTTCTGCTCGCCCGCTAGTCCGACTCTGCCTAGCGCCACCGCCGCAGGGACAGGTCCCCAGTCAACAAGACCAGCGGATACACCTACGGTGTCCAGCGCCCTAGCAATGATAGCGTCAGCAACATGGCTTCCAAACCCGGTTGGCTCTGACTCGTGGCTCCGTGTACATACCACATCAACGTCTCCTTGGCGTTCCCGGAGCCTACAGGACCTTACTGTTTCGAACACACTGGCTACTGTAACAGAGAGCGATGCTCCCTCGACGGCCGCCCTTGATACGGAGACAGTGGAGACATCTTCGACATCCACGACGCTCCATACAACATCCACAGGCTCCAGAGACGACATAGGTTCGGCGTCTGATACAGGCCCTTCTCAAGTCCgtgccactgccaccaaCAATGTTGGTTGGGGCAGCATTGTCGAATCCAGCTACAAGACCATTGTTTATTGTTCTTTTACGGAGCGCTGTGGGCATCCGGGtatttcctcatcttctctccaatcGGCCTGTGAGGCCCTTGTCAAGGATGG GTGCGCTAACCCCTCTGTCGAGAGTAACGACTTCTTCGGATCGTTGGAGTTCACTGCCAATGACCAATTGACCTCCTGCACGGACTCGGCACCTTTGACCATCGAGGGTTGCCAGGATGGTTTCAGAGGTGCCGCAAGCTATGTTGACAGCCAACTAGCACGGAGCGGTGATCTTGCTTGTGCAGGCTTCGTCAACATCGCAAATGCCGCAGGCGATGAAGCAGGGGCCGTTACAGTGAGCGGCATATGCATGCCTGATTTTCCAGCATAA